DNA from Pelobacter propionicus DSM 2379:
AACTGGATGGCCCTCTCCATCGACATGTACGCGGCCAACCAGGTGAGGCAGGCCACCAAAGAGCATGTTGACGTGGTGTTCAACGGCAGTCGACAGGCACTGATAGCGGAGGCCAGAGCGCAGGGCTTTCGCGGCTGAGCAGCCGTCAGGCTGACCTCCTCCTGGACAGCATCCTGCCTGACCACCAGATCCCGGTCATCCCGGCCAGCATGTCGGTGGCCAGCCTGCCGAAGAAGATCCCCCTGAGCTGGAACAGGTAACTGCCGGCCAAGGAAAGGGGGATCAGCAGAACCAGCACCCGAATCACGTTGAGCAGGGATGCCTGCAGGGGGTAATGGGCGCCGGTGACGATAAATCCGGCATAGCGATGCACCTCCAGCATGCCGTAGCCCATGCAGGTAATGTAGATGTAGGAGCAGAGCACATCCACAACCGCTTGTTCCGTGGAGAAGAGTCCGGCCATGGCCGGCGCGAAAAGGATGAACACAAGGCCGATGAAGACGCCGTACAGGACGGCGAAGGTCATGGTCCCGTGCCGCGCCGTCCTGATCCGGTCGATCCTGCCCGCCCCGAAGTTCTGGGCCACAAAGGGAATCAGCGACATGCCCACGGTCATGGGGATCATGAAGGCGAACATCTCTATCCGCGAAGCCACCCCCATGGCCGCCACCGCGCTATTGCCGTAACCGGCCGCGAGCCGGGTGATCACCGCGGACGATATGGGGGTCAGTATCATGCCCAGGGCGCCAGGCACGCCGAAGGCGAGAATCCTGCTCCAGGAACTGAACAGCGCCCCCGGCGCCAGATGCGACGGATCGACAAGCCCCATCCTGCTGGCCAGGATGTACAGTGCCGCCGCCAGGGCCAGCAACTGGGAGATGATCGTCGCCAGGGCGGCGCCCGCGATCCCCATGTTAGGCATGCCGAACTTTCCGAATATCAGCCCCATGTCCAGGAACACGTTCACCAGCGTGCTGCCCACCATCAGGCAACTGACTGCCCGGGTGTTGCCGGTGCTGATGATGATGTCCGCGGCGACGATCTGCAACGTCATGACCGCGGCCCCCAGGTACCACAGGTTCATGTAGCGCACGGTCATCTCCAGCACCTGGCCGGAAGCCCCCAACCGGGAAAAGAGGGGGGAGACGGTGACAAGCCCCAGGCCGCAGACCAGAGCGCCGAACAGTGCGGCGAGGATCAGGGCATGGGTGGTGAGGGTGGCGGCTTTTGCGCGGTCCTTAGCGCCGATGGCGTGAGCCACCAGCGTCAAGGCGCCGCCGCTTAAGCCCCGGGTCACGAACATGAGCAGCATGACCACCGGAAAGGTGAAGGATATGGCCGCCAGCGCCTCGGTACCCAGCTTGGCCACAAACCAGGCATTGGTAAGGTTGTACATGTTCATGGCAAACGTCCCGGCAAGCATGGGGATGGCCATCTTGATGATTGTTGTGAATACGCCCTCACTGACCAGTTTTGACACGCCTGTTCTCCTCACCGCCCATAGGCGGAGGTTGTCCCCCTGCCCACGGTAAAACAGGGAGTCGGGCATCGCACCCAACTCCCTGTTTTACGTTTAAATGGACACAAAACATTTACCCAACCACAGAAATCCTTGTCCTCCACCGGTTTTGAAGTCCGCGAAAACCAGGATTTGTCGCATTCTGTGCAGCAAACTTATCAACGAGGCAGGAGGAAGTCCATATCAATTCCCCAGCATTCCACAGCCAGCCAAACAACATGTCGAAATTGTTTACACTGCTTACAACAATCATTTCAACCATCAGCAAGATTTCTGACAAAACGGCATGTTACGCAATTGGCATATTATTTGCTAAAAAAGGCCTTGAGTTCAAAAATGTTAACAAGGAGTTTGGCATGAAAAAAAGTATCGTTGCAGGTTTGTTGTCCGGATTACTTGCTATAAGTTTTGCAGGCACTGCATCTGCCGACACCATAATCAACAACTCAACCAGCGGCTATTACAACTCTTCCATTGGACAAATCTTGGATGGCACAAGTTCATATTTTCCCGCAGCAAATAGTGGAGCCGGAGACCCAATATACAATAACATGTCACCTGCACCTAACCTTTCAAGTGCCAATGCAATTTTAGGGAACTGGCTTAGCGCATCTCCAAGCTTCAACGCATACTGGTCATTAGCTTCGATACCATCCACATGGGCTATTAACGCAGAAACAGCCATTGTTTATACCATTAATGCCGGTTCTACAGGACTCACCAATGTACTTGCGCAGTTTGGAGTTGACAATGGTATATACGTCTGGCTTGACGGAGAGTATTTAAACGGTTGGATGGCCCCCGGTGGTGCAGGAACGTCTGAATACTCCCTGAACATCGGCTCATTGTCGGCAGGCACACATTATATGCAGATTCTGAGGGAAGACCATGGAGGTGCAACCGGCTACAACATCAATGTCTCTGGTGACGCTGCTCCGGTTCCCGAACCAGGCACAATGGTGCTTCTTGGTGCTGGCCTGCTTGGTCTGGCTGCCTTCGGCAAACGCCGCATGAACAAAGAAGCATAAGTCACACAACAAAAGAACAATACAAGAAGGGCGTTGCTTAAGCAACGCCCTTCTTGTTGTCGAATATCTTTACACTCAAAACAATAACATCAAAAGCAGTAATCCTAAGAAAACCATGAACACAATCAAATACACCTAGCCTCCGGTCATCACATCAAAGCATTTGCATCATGGAGTCGTCCGGAGCAACTCCGGAGGCGTGACCGGTCCCGGCGTCCTGGTGACATTGGGGCGCCCCTTTTCACCGGTGTAGAAGACCGCCAGACGCACATCATCGCTGCCGACGTTCCTGCCGTTGTGGGGCACATCCTGCACCTCCACGATGTAATCTCCCTGCCTGAAGGTCAGCGCCGTATTGTCGGCCAGTTCCACCACCAGCGTACCCGACAGCACATAGGCGTACACCGGCACATTGTGCAGATGCCAGCCGGTCCCGGCGCCGGGAGGGATCACCACGGTCATGGCGGTCACCTCCGGCCGGTCACTGCGCAGGTAGCGGTGTGGCTGGCCGTTGCCGGCCGTGCTGGTCACCAGGCTCTTTTCCACCCTGACCGCCCCCACATAGTCGCCGGCATGGCCGAGGGCAGCCATGAGGCAGAAAGAGACGACGAGCGGCATGATTCGCAGAGTTCGTGGTGTCATGGTCATAGCTCCTGTTTTGAATGAACATGTATCCGGCAGCTAGATTTATCCGGAGGGAGAATCATCGGATCAACACTCCAGCGCGCCGACCAGGTCGCTGACCCGGGCCACACCGTGCTCCTCCAGCCAGCGTTCCATCCCTTGAGCGATCTCCTGGCTAGCTGAGGGGGTGATGAAGCTGGCCGTGCCCACCTGCACGGCGCTGGCCCCGGCCAGAATGAACTCCAGGGCGTCCGTGGCGCTCGTGATCCCGCCGATGCCGATGAGCGGCACCTGAACCGCCCGGCTCACCTGCCAGACCATGCGCAGCGCCACCGGCTTGATGGCCGGCCCGGACAGGCCGCCGGTGATGTTGGCCAGCACCGGCTTGCGGCTCTTCAGGTCGATGGCCATGCCGGTCAGGGTATTGATCAGCGACAGGGCATCGGCGCCTGCATCGGCGCAGGCCTGGGCCATGACCACCACATCGGTCACATTGGGGGAGAGCTTGACGATCAGCGGTTTTTTGGTGGCCCTGCGGCAGGCCGCGACCACCTGGCCGGCACAGGCCGGGTCGGTGCCGAAGACGATCCCCCCCTGCTTCACGTTGGGGCAGGAGATGTTGACCTCCAGTCCGGCCACCTGGGGGATTTCGTCCAGCCGGCCGGCCAGTTCGGCGTACTCCTCGGGCGTGCTGCCGAAGAAGTTGACGATGGCGGGCGTGTTCACCCTGGCCAGGAAGGGGACCTTTTCGGCTATGAAGGCCTCGATGCCCACGTTCTGCAGGCCGATGGCGTTGAGCATGCCGCCCGGCGTCTCCACGATGCGCGGGGTGGGATTGCCCGGGCGCGGCTTCAGCGAAAGCCCCTTGGTGACGAAGGCGCCGATCTTCTCCAGATCCACATAATCGGCGAATTCCCGGCCATAGCCGAAGGTGCCGGAGGCGGTCATCACCGGATTGCGCAATTCAAGCCCGGCCAGGTTGACGGTCATATCTGGCTTCATGGTCTCACTCCTCCCATCCCAGCTCATGGGCCGGAAAGACCGGTCCCTCCTTGCAGACGCAGCGGTAATCGGGGGTCTCGGCCGTATGCCCGTGGCCGGGGGTAACGCACCCCAGGCAGGCGCCCACACCGCAGGCCATGTACCCTTCCAGGGAGACCTGGCAGGGTATAGCGTGGTAGGCGGCGATGGCAGCCACGGCCTTAAGCATGGGATGCGGTCCGCAGGCGAAGAGCTCCGCCCCACCTTCCAGCTGCTCCAGACGGCTGACCAAAGCCTCGGTCACCAGCCCGCACTCACCCAGGGAGCCGTCCTCGGTGGCCACGTAGCACTCCACCCCCAGTCGCTCGAATTCCGTGATACAGAGGATGTCGTCCCTGGTCCTGCCGCCGGCGAACAGGCGCACCGGCGACTGCTGGACCAGGTGGCGGGCCAGCAGGTAGAGCGGAGCCAGACCGACCCCACCCCCCACCAGCAGCTTCTCCGCGCCCGGTGTTCCCAGGTCGAACCCCGTTCCCAGGGGGCCGAGAACATCCAGCCGGTCGGTGGCGTGCAGGGTGGAGAGGAGCGCGGTCCCCTTGCCCACCACCCGGTAGAGCATCTCGAAGCAGGGCTGGCTGACGGCGCCGTCGTGGAGCGGGGTGTGGGTAGAGAGGTCGAAGATGCCGAAGGGGCGCCGCAGCAGCGGATCGATGCCGCCACCCACCCGCACCATGACGAACTGCCCCGCCCGTGCAGCAGCGAATTCGGGGGGCGCGGTCAGGCGCATGCGGTGGTAGCCGGGCGAGACCTCGGCATTGGAGAGAACCATGGAGGTGAACTGCATGAACGTAACTCCTTGAAAATGATGAAATGGGGGGCCGGGCGCAAAAACGGGCAGAGATCGGGAAAATGTCAGACCAGCTCCTTCTCCATCAGCAGGGCATCCTCTTTCCCCTCGTAATACCCCTTCCTGACGGCGTAGCGCAGGAAACCGAAACGCTCGTACAGCCCGATGGCAGCCAGGTTAGATGCACGAACCTCCAGGACCAGACGTTCGGCCCCCCTCTGGCGGGAAAGCGCGATGGCCTGCTCCAGGAGCAGGGAAGCCACCCCCCTCCCCCGCGCTTCCGGCGCAACGGCGATATCCATGATCTGCGCCTCCTCGAACAGCGACATGGGGCAGACATAGCCGACAAGGGCGCCTTCGCAGAGGGCTACAAAGGGGAAGGAGAGGTGGGAGTGGATCTCCTGCAGGAAATGCTCGCGCTTCCAGGGAACGGGAAAGGAGGCCTGTTCGATGGCCATGACGGCGTCCAGGTCGGAACGTTCCATGGAGCGTATGGTTAGGGGAGCCGCTTCTGCCATGGCAGGCATGATATGCAAAAGAGCCGTTAAAGTAAACGCTTTTTGCCTGACGGAGACATTGACAGCATACTGATTATATGCATAATCACAAAAATTCCGCTGACGAGGACGCCCTCACCATGTACGACATCGAACACAGCATCGGGTTCCTCCTCTCCAAGGCCTACCAGCGCGCCTGGGCCATCCTGCGGGAGGAGATCGAACCGTACGACCTGACCCCGCCCCAGTTCTGCCTGCTGGCCTTCCTCTGGCAGCAAGACGGCCTGACCCAGGCCGAACTGGCCGAAAAGGGGCAGATCGACCGTTCCACCATCGGCGGCATGGTGGACCGCCTGGTTAAGCTCTCCCTGGTGGAGCGCAGACCGCACCCCCAGGACCGCCGCGCCCACATGATCCACCTGACCGGACAAGGGAAAGAGCTGGAACAGCCGTTGTCCGACTGCGCCCAACGCGCCCGGGCCAGGATCACCAGCTGCCTGAACGGGCAGGAAGCCAATGAGCTGACACGGATGCTGGAGCTGATGCGCGCCGACCGGAGGTTCTATGAAGTTCCAACCTGTTAGCCTGGCCCTCGTCATCCTGTTAATCTTGGCGTCCCATGCCCGGGGGGCTGCGCTTTCCCTGTCGGACTGCCTCGAAAAAGCGGAAAAGCACAACCCCGAACTGCGAACGCTGGCCTGGGAACCGATCATGGCGGAACAGAACGTAGCCCAGGCCGTATCGGCACGCTATCCCCGCCTGGACGGCCGGGTCGGCTATACCATGCAAAAGGATCCCCAGGCCGCGATCATCATGGGACGCGTGGCCGAATTGCAGGATTCCGACTATGCCCACGGCGGACTGGAGGCGCTCTACACCATCTACGACTTCGGCAAACGGGAGGCGCGCATCAGCCAGGCCCGCGCCACTGCCGACGCCATACGCAGCAGGTACGATGCCCGGCGCACGGACGTTTCCCTACAGGTTATCGAGGTCTACTTCGGCATCCTTGAGGGGATGCAGCTGGTAGAGGCGGCACGGGACGAGATCACCCAGGTGGAGCAGCACCGCCGCATGGCCCAGGCCCTGTTCGACGAGGGGGTGGTCACCCGCAACGACATCCTGCAGGCCGATGTGCGCCTGGCATCGGCCCGCCAGACCCTGCTCTCCCGGAACAACAGCCTGGACAACACCTGGCTGCGGCTGAACTACCTGACCGGCAGCGCCCCCTCATTCCGAGGCGAGTTGAGCAGCGAGGCAGGTATTGGCGACAGGACCGACGCTCCCACCGGAGACAGCGCTGCCCTGACCAAGCGCCCCGAGATTCTTGCCCTGCGCAAGGGGGTGGATGCCAGCCAGGCCGAACTCAAGGAGAGCAGGAGCGCCTATCTCCCCGAACTGTACACCCGCCTGGCCCTGGAATACGTGGATAACAGCAAGTACCGCGAACAGACCATCATGTCTGCCGGCGTGGGACTCAAGGTAAACCTGTTCGACGGTTTCGCCACAACCGCGGCCAGGGACAGGGCGGCGCGGAACCTCTCCCGGAGCCAGGACCTGCTGCGCCAGGGCGAGACGCAGGTGCAACTGGAGATATCCACGGCCCGCAACGACCTGCGGGTTGCGGGTGAGCGGATCACCGTGACCGAGACCGCCATTCGCCAGAGCCAGGAGAACCTGCGCATCAACCACGAGC
Protein-coding regions in this window:
- a CDS encoding dihydroorotate dehydrogenase: MKPDMTVNLAGLELRNPVMTASGTFGYGREFADYVDLEKIGAFVTKGLSLKPRPGNPTPRIVETPGGMLNAIGLQNVGIEAFIAEKVPFLARVNTPAIVNFFGSTPEEYAELAGRLDEIPQVAGLEVNISCPNVKQGGIVFGTDPACAGQVVAACRRATKKPLIVKLSPNVTDVVVMAQACADAGADALSLINTLTGMAIDLKSRKPVLANITGGLSGPAIKPVALRMVWQVSRAVQVPLIGIGGITSATDALEFILAGASAVQVGTASFITPSASQEIAQGMERWLEEHGVARVSDLVGALEC
- a CDS encoding MarR family winged helix-turn-helix transcriptional regulator — translated: MHNHKNSADEDALTMYDIEHSIGFLLSKAYQRAWAILREEIEPYDLTPPQFCLLAFLWQQDGLTQAELAEKGQIDRSTIGGMVDRLVKLSLVERRPHPQDRRAHMIHLTGQGKELEQPLSDCAQRARARITSCLNGQEANELTRMLELMRADRRFYEVPTC
- a CDS encoding TolC family protein — its product is MKFQPVSLALVILLILASHARGAALSLSDCLEKAEKHNPELRTLAWEPIMAEQNVAQAVSARYPRLDGRVGYTMQKDPQAAIIMGRVAELQDSDYAHGGLEALYTIYDFGKREARISQARATADAIRSRYDARRTDVSLQVIEVYFGILEGMQLVEAARDEITQVEQHRRMAQALFDEGVVTRNDILQADVRLASARQTLLSRNNSLDNTWLRLNYLTGSAPSFRGELSSEAGIGDRTDAPTGDSAALTKRPEILALRKGVDASQAELKESRSAYLPELYTRLALEYVDNSKYREQTIMSAGVGLKVNLFDGFATTAARDRAARNLSRSQDLLRQGETQVQLEISTARNDLRVAGERITVTETAIRQSQENLRINHERYKERVGTATEVLDAQTLLTQTRTDYFRALFDRQVAAARLRRALGEL
- a CDS encoding dihydroorotate dehydrogenase electron transfer subunit translates to MQFTSMVLSNAEVSPGYHRMRLTAPPEFAAARAGQFVMVRVGGGIDPLLRRPFGIFDLSTHTPLHDGAVSQPCFEMLYRVVGKGTALLSTLHATDRLDVLGPLGTGFDLGTPGAEKLLVGGGVGLAPLYLLARHLVQQSPVRLFAGGRTRDDILCITEFERLGVECYVATEDGSLGECGLVTEALVSRLEQLEGGAELFACGPHPMLKAVAAIAAYHAIPCQVSLEGYMACGVGACLGCVTPGHGHTAETPDYRCVCKEGPVFPAHELGWEE
- a CDS encoding MATE family efflux transporter is translated as MSKLVSEGVFTTIIKMAIPMLAGTFAMNMYNLTNAWFVAKLGTEALAAISFTFPVVMLLMFVTRGLSGGALTLVAHAIGAKDRAKAATLTTHALILAALFGALVCGLGLVTVSPLFSRLGASGQVLEMTVRYMNLWYLGAAVMTLQIVAADIIISTGNTRAVSCLMVGSTLVNVFLDMGLIFGKFGMPNMGIAGAALATIISQLLALAAALYILASRMGLVDPSHLAPGALFSSWSRILAFGVPGALGMILTPISSAVITRLAAGYGNSAVAAMGVASRIEMFAFMIPMTVGMSLIPFVAQNFGAGRIDRIRTARHGTMTFAVLYGVFIGLVFILFAPAMAGLFSTEQAVVDVLCSYIYITCMGYGMLEVHRYAGFIVTGAHYPLQASLLNVIRVLVLLIPLSLAGSYLFQLRGIFFGRLATDMLAGMTGIWWSGRMLSRRRSA
- a CDS encoding PEP-CTERM sorting domain-containing protein, with the translated sequence MSKLFTLLTTIISTISKISDKTACYAIGILFAKKGLEFKNVNKEFGMKKSIVAGLLSGLLAISFAGTASADTIINNSTSGYYNSSIGQILDGTSSYFPAANSGAGDPIYNNMSPAPNLSSANAILGNWLSASPSFNAYWSLASIPSTWAINAETAIVYTINAGSTGLTNVLAQFGVDNGIYVWLDGEYLNGWMAPGGAGTSEYSLNIGSLSAGTHYMQILREDHGGATGYNINVSGDAAPVPEPGTMVLLGAGLLGLAAFGKRRMNKEA
- the rimI gene encoding ribosomal protein S18-alanine N-acetyltransferase — encoded protein: MPAMAEAAPLTIRSMERSDLDAVMAIEQASFPVPWKREHFLQEIHSHLSFPFVALCEGALVGYVCPMSLFEEAQIMDIAVAPEARGRGVASLLLEQAIALSRQRGAERLVLEVRASNLAAIGLYERFGFLRYAVRKGYYEGKEDALLMEKELV
- a CDS encoding cupin domain-containing protein yields the protein MTPRTLRIMPLVVSFCLMAALGHAGDYVGAVRVEKSLVTSTAGNGQPHRYLRSDRPEVTAMTVVIPPGAGTGWHLHNVPVYAYVLSGTLVVELADNTALTFRQGDYIVEVQDVPHNGRNVGSDDVRLAVFYTGEKGRPNVTRTPGPVTPPELLRTTP